Proteins encoded within one genomic window of Amorphoplanes friuliensis DSM 7358:
- a CDS encoding SDR family NAD(P)-dependent oxidoreductase, with the protein MPIDPAELAACLSVLARLDDTDLDDHTRLELERAVTAAARGVKKRAKARRDRETRSADRAVLAAATRFHTEIPPVVPAGTPAAASPGTLRRERLCYVCKIAYRQVDADYHMLCGACADENRERRQARCDLTGRTAIVTGGRVKIGFHTALKLLRDGAEVIVTTRFPRDAARRYAAVPDFGDWSDRLSVHALDLLDLSGTLDFVALAQKRLGGLDILINNAAQTLYRPGAYHREVRAAEDQELSGPAARVAITAGAAHVPATADELFFPVGQHDETGQQLDLRAVNSWVLHDGDVSPHEWLQVHVVNAFAPFLLTSRLRPLLTRSRHPQRHVVQVSAMEGSFSRRGKTIRHPHTNMAKASLNMLVRTVAPDYAADGIHMNSVDTGWVTDERPHPGKTAQRDLGFRPPLDVVDGAARVYDPIVRGLRGEPVHGQFLKDYRSVPW; encoded by the coding sequence GTGCCGATCGATCCAGCGGAGCTGGCCGCCTGCCTTTCCGTGCTGGCCCGGCTCGACGACACCGATCTCGACGACCACACCCGGCTCGAGCTCGAACGCGCCGTGACGGCCGCGGCCCGCGGCGTGAAGAAGCGGGCCAAGGCTCGCCGGGACCGTGAGACCCGGTCGGCGGACCGTGCCGTGCTGGCCGCTGCGACCCGGTTTCACACCGAGATACCGCCGGTCGTTCCCGCCGGCACACCGGCGGCGGCCTCGCCGGGCACGCTGCGGCGGGAGCGGCTCTGTTACGTGTGCAAGATCGCGTACCGGCAGGTGGACGCTGATTACCACATGCTGTGCGGGGCCTGCGCCGACGAGAACAGGGAGCGGCGTCAGGCGCGGTGTGATCTGACCGGGCGGACGGCGATCGTCACCGGTGGACGGGTGAAGATCGGCTTTCACACCGCGTTGAAGCTGCTGCGTGATGGGGCCGAGGTCATCGTGACCACTCGTTTCCCTCGGGACGCCGCTCGGCGGTATGCCGCTGTGCCCGACTTCGGGGACTGGTCGGACCGGCTGTCGGTGCATGCACTGGACCTGCTGGACCTGTCCGGGACGTTGGACTTCGTCGCGCTGGCCCAGAAGCGTCTCGGCGGGCTCGACATTCTGATCAACAACGCGGCGCAGACGCTGTACCGGCCGGGGGCGTACCACCGGGAGGTCCGTGCGGCCGAGGACCAGGAGCTGTCCGGTCCTGCGGCGCGGGTGGCGATCACCGCGGGGGCGGCGCACGTGCCGGCCACGGCGGACGAGCTGTTCTTCCCCGTCGGGCAGCACGACGAGACGGGTCAGCAGCTCGACCTCCGCGCGGTGAACTCGTGGGTTCTGCACGACGGTGACGTGAGCCCGCACGAATGGCTGCAGGTGCATGTCGTGAACGCGTTCGCGCCGTTTCTGCTGACGTCCCGGCTGCGGCCGTTGCTGACAAGAAGCAGGCACCCGCAGCGGCACGTCGTGCAGGTCTCCGCGATGGAGGGCAGCTTCTCCCGGCGCGGCAAGACGATTCGCCATCCCCACACCAACATGGCCAAGGCCTCCCTGAACATGCTGGTCCGCACCGTCGCCCCCGATTACGCGGCCGACGGCATCCACATGAACAGTGTCGACACCGGCTGGGTCACCGACGAACGCCCGCACCCGGGCAAGACCGCGCAGCGTGATCTC